The genomic interval aaaagttaaaacaaaatcttttaaaaaagagaCGAAATAATTTTTCGAAAAATTCTTATATCTAAGACATAAATAGTATTAAAAGAACACATATTTAATCATCCATGATAccgtttttatttttacaacatTCATAAGATAATTTAACTCGTTAATTAACACCATATTGTCTCATGATTGAGAATATGGTGTGATATAAAAAgatgtttgaatattttaatcatttagtCAAGATTTCAATaacttatgaaaaaaaatacagttCCCTCAAGAaggtttaaaaaaattgtgttctGACCTTGAGGTACATTTGGACTTTGGATAAATGAATAGAATAGAACATATGAGATTTGTGTTTAATTATAATTGGCAAAAAGATAAGCAACGTTAAGTTCTGCGTTCCATAATGCATCCCTATATTTTAATATCCATCATTATCAATAGCATGCCTTGTCAACGAATGTTTATTAGAGtaatatactaaaattattcatattattATCTTCTACGTCAATTCTAAAGTTTACGTTtcgtttaattaaaaatgatggaGCTAGCATCCCGTTGTATATATGGAATCGCCATGTGTTCACCAATCTTCATAAGAGTTTGAAGACAAGTATATAAGTATGATAGATTCATACAATTTACTAGTATTCATTAACAAGGACAGTTATTGTAtaccaaacaaaacaaaaaaaaggataacttCGTCACAATTCCAGTAACGTGGGAACTTTGTTTGAGGCAAACTTCATAATAATGAAAACCAATGATTGCAAAATCATTACACGACTAAATTAAGgcatcaattaattttttaaattaaatatttttccgCGTGAACAATTAAGAAAGTTCGTCAAaggtttttagaaaatattttaaacatatccattgacttttatttatattattttacaaaatatgtcCGGCAgtatcttaatttaatttcggATTATAATTGAagtctttattttttcttttacttaatttgttaatttatattttaaaatatcgataattttataatactattttatataaatttaaaattttattattattttaaaataaaatctataaaataattattatctttaacaaaattcaaatttcatcaaattataatttaaatatttaaataaattcatatttttatcttcaacatcaaataaataattcacaGTCGATGTTGGTGAATGATGAAAAggagaaaaaatattatcttaatcAAATCTTAAAGTGCGTGTTATTTATTTGACGaatttgatgtttttgaaaataaatatatgaatttatttaaaaatttaagtaatggatttaataaatatacaaattttcttatattaataataaattttttaaattttgtttgaagatgatgaatttttaaatttcattaaaaatagataatattgttaatattttaaaatataaaaattatatcgttatttaaaataaaatattaaatatagaaaaaagaatataaataattgaattattatttaaaattaaattaaaaaatcgtAAGAGACagtatttttcctattttaagtAGTAAATATAGAAATAtggtaatttaataatataagtGAATCATGAAAATTTGACTGTATATTATATGATAAGGTCAATTGGTCATCGTAACGTGTCATGATCAAAGCAAAATCTACACACGCGTCTTGCATTGTAGATAAATTTCGAGAGCGTCAACTGTTACTATTGGTAAGAAAAAGTTGGTGCAATTGCGAGTTTCGTACAATAATTTGAAGCGAGTTTTTATGCACTGTTAGGAGTCGTTACAAACGAAATCGTAGTCAGCGGCATAAAAGTCACGTAGTTTTTTTGTAGAGGTTTCACACAATTTATAAAAAGttagaatttcaattttcaCACGTTTTATAATTTTCACAAGTGACATAATTTTCATAAGTCACACAATTCACACAGTTTTTAGAACTTCACACAAttcaattaaacaaaatatatctattttacgatttttatatttgttgaaaactttcttttttaaaaatgtatcaattttcttatatttaaacattgtgtcacttattaattaaaataattcacaattaaaaaatagtatcacactatatataacatataaaaGTTTGCTAACAATTGGTAGTTGAGTGGCTAACTAGAGTGTTATAGTTTGTTcgagattaattaatttattcttcgttattatataatttatctatatatagagcttgttgtattaatttattgtattttattagtataaatgTTAAGAGAGGTAGAACAAATTGAGAAAAGATATGAGAGAAGAGAGGTACATATATCGAGGTAGATACAAAAACGTCATCCCTTAGCATTTTCACTGCTAAGGGCAATATAATACTTGGCTAAGGGTGCATTTTCACTGCTCAATAGAATTTGCCCTTCAATATTATATTCAGGAATGAGAGCAACAGAGAGAAGGAGAGAAAATGAAGCAATATCCAAATCCATATATCATTGGCTCATCATGGACATTGGTTGGCAATACATAATGCCCAACCAATCATTGATCTATCACTGCAGTTTAGAATGACAATATACCATAATTCTCACTCGTTAGTTTCAGGTTAAATTCTGCATTTGTCTGTATAGCTCAACACAAGTCACCAACAGATTATCGCAGaagcaaaaataaatattcattttgaagGAAAACACATTGGACATGTTTGTAATGCAATTGGGCCCccctaaaatctaaaacaaacagAGCAAAGTTCAGCTAGTTGTGTTTAAATAAGTTGGATCTGAATTAGATTAaactttgaagttattttttttatcactacTACTAAAACCTAAATTTGGACACAATTCTACATCAAACATGCATGGCAATATATGTTTATCGTGCTTCTCCCATTGAAACTATTCCACATTACACATGGCTCTGTCCATTCCTATGGTAAATTTGACTTGATCTAGAAACTCGACACATCATCATCAGAGCATAGGGTAGCACTTGTGTACATATTAAACTGATGACagtttagaatataaaataatcagGTACATGCAATTGATTCAAAATAAGCAGGCAAGTATAGGTAACTCGAAGATATCCATGAGTTATTGCATCAAGGTCCAGTTGCCTCAACCATTTCTTGCTCCACGGTGCTTGGGGTTACTGGGTTGTAATGGTAGTGAAGTTCCCCAACATCATCACCAGACAATTTCTTCCATCCAGTTGGTCCAACGTAGTACACTGAAATCATATAAATGAATATCCAAGTTAGATACATTAACTTCATGCCTTACAAAATTATAGCAACAAAATATGCATATATAGCTGCTGAAAAAAAAGGGCTGACCTAGTTAGGCCAAACTACAATAATAATATTCCTATAGGTCGCTACTGAGCTCTTTCTTAAAAAAAGTGGGAGTACGGTAGCAGAGAAGCGGCTAAAATACTCACTTAAATACTTAGTAATATGCATGCAAGTACAACCTACGAGAGTACATTAACAAATTTAAAGATATCTTGTTAATGTTCTCCTGCTAAAAAAACATGTGGGAGTATGTTAGCAACTCTTTATCTATGTGAGGGAGTGAGTGACTGAGAAGGTAGAAACAAAATGTCGTAAATAGATAGATGTAGCTGGTCAATAGGGCAGAAAGGTAGAATACCGCTAGCAACTCCACCACTAGCTCCATCACGAAATGTTGCATGATAAATTGCTCGCCGAGCCAGTTCAGAAGCTTCCTCAATTGACATGTCATATTTGTACCTAGTATGAAAAAGAAATTGTTGACAAGATTCGGCAGAAGAATTATGGGTgatcattaaataaaaagtttagcTAACCCGCTGTCCAAGACACCATAAGCATATGGAGAACCAGATCCAACAGAGAATCTAGTGCCTTTAAGTCTTCCTCCTTCACTATCAACATAATATAGACCAGGACCCTAAAAAGAGATCAATCATTGTAAGTCAAAATAGGACGATCTGAGCAAAAGCTATTTTTACTGGTTAGACATGTAAATTACCGTCTCATCCCATCCAGCAATCATCGTACCAACAGATAACCCCATTCCACGATAAGAGTATAAAATATTTGCAAGTAACTTAGAGGCTCCTGTTACTGAAATTCTTCTTTTATTTGCCAACTCATGCAAGCGACACTGCAGATAATATGAACCACATCAGAAAAACCATTTCTAACCTCATATCATACCATTGGTAAATtatgaatatataattatttcgtCGAAAACAAAGTTCAAATGAACAAAGTCATTCAATTCTTCCATTAACGTCTAAATGGATTCAAAATTCAAAGATTGAAAAACCATAACGGGTCAGGCATACAGGAAGGTCTAGTAAGTCAGTTAATGGATCCAAAAAGAAGTCTGAATCAAAATGGAAGACAAAGACCAAAAAGACTATAAAAGGAGGGGGAAAAAAGACGAGAAgcaatccataaaattaataatataacaaCTAATGATGTTGATCAGAATATAACTACTCTGCAATAGTTTAAGCAAACACTGTCCTCAGCAATCCCATAATAGCAAACAATTCATCATATAGTTATAAAAACGGGTCAATGATTCTGAACCAAATATCAGTTCAACCATGAGTAATACATCAATATGAAGcctaatatattaaaaatatttcatcccAAACCAATGGCAATTAAATAACATCCAACTTTAAGTGTGTCAAGTCTAAAGATTATTCACGGAAAAGTAATGAAAGCATCCACACCAATGCGTGCATAAGAGTGGATTATAGTGGCCTCCCTTGGGTTTTGTCACATGGGTAGAGAGTATTATGAGCAGTGAGTTGGTGGTGAAAATGTTGTGGTAACTGCTAAGGTTGAAGGAAAACAAATTATTGAGATTGGACAAACTACAAAGAATATAACGGGAACCAAAATGGAAAAATGTCTTCATCTTGCATATTCGCGCCCTTACAAATTTCATAAGCAGAAAAATATTCTGAGAAAATTACTAAGAGTTTGGGTTATCACTAATTTACATCACTATTCTACAAAACAAATCCATTAAAAAGAGGTTGTGCCTGAATTTTGAACATCACAATTTTATTCCTATAAATTTTCACCCAAGCAACACATCTGATTTTCTTAGCATTTTCATTCCCACTACTTACATGGCCTTCCAAAAAAGGCAGCAGAAGGAGATATTCAGTTTCTAGTTTTCTACCTCCCCAATGTTCCTAGCCCATCAATTACTATCACTCCTTAATAGCTTCCTGAACACAGGCTAAGCTGCAGATACTAAATTAACAGACGTAGCTGAAATCTAACAGGAGAGACAAAAGTAAACCATGCAAGATAGAAGGTATTCTAGATTACCTTGATCCCAAGATTTCTATGCCAAAATTGGCAATCAGCAGCACCTCCAGCCATTGTCCCAAGCATGTATGGATTGATTTCAATAATTTTCTTAACAGACTGTGATGctgaaatcaaaacaaaaaactcATCGTTTAATTACAAACAAGTAACATTAAAACCCtatcaaaatcaaagaaaaaaaatgtagacAACATTAAATAAGATTCGATAAACACTCACATATATATCCTCCCATACTAGCTCGAGAATCAGCAGCTACCATAACACCCTCCTTAAAGATAAAAGCAAGAGTCGTAGTACCCTTCGCAGGCTTCACCATCTGAATAGCTTCTTTAAGGAAGCCATCGAACTAGCAAAACCCCAAAACACACAAAACATATCAGCAAGCTTCAACCTTTTTCAACAACCTAGTCTTTATTTCCATTCCCCCAAAAATCTTACAAACAAATTTCattaaaccctaatttttcttctaatttcaGAATCGTAAAATTCAAAACATGCGACGAAAAAAAGTACTCACGTCATTGGAATTAGGAAGCTCGAATGACGGAGGTGCTTCGAACTCTCCAACGACGTCGTTTCCATGTGATATCAGTGATGGAAACGATTCGAGACCACTTGTATCAAGCTTCATGATTGCAGATTAGTGTGTGTGACCTAACCGAAAAAAGAACACAACGTTATTATTTAATCCCTTAACTTCAAAATCAAAATGTGGAGATAAATTAAAGGAATAGAGTTGTGAATTTGAATGTGAAGATGGCGCACCGATTGCTGTGGCAGAAGAAGGAGTTGTAGTGTGAGATCTCAATTGTTGAGTTTTGAAGCAATTGAGAGAAAGGCTGAATAAAGGAACTGGTTTCACTGTGTGTTGGCTTGGTGGAAAAGACAGAACTTCTTTTGGGCTGGACCGGCCCATATATATGGCccatttgttttctttttaaaaaaaaagtgaatttcttttcttccacgtttctaaaaattaacatgatgatataatttttgaaatatattttcagatataattttttttaagctttGGTGATTAATGAAATTTAGTTAAAGTTAAATCTATTGGAGTCCTCGAGTTTGATCTCCGTACTAATCTCAAATTACAGGCATGCCATATCTAAAAGTGCCAATTTCACATTAGTTTTCTTGTTTGACAAAAAATTGTTAGTTTACTTgtgaattttgattttgttgataAAAGATTTCCAACAAAAACACATTCTGTTTATGAAAACAGCTCAACTTGATCGAGGTGGAAGCTTACgcttcaaattataaaaattatttagaatcGTTCACTTAAAACttatttagtatttattttatagcATAGTTTGACATGGTTTGTAAAactttatgatattttataactattttaaactttttttattataaactcTCTAAGACGTGAACTCAAATTTCCTGCATTAACAAAACCATGCGGTCCCTGTGATCAGTAAATCAATATTATTTCgaattttcaaaatcaatttctctTTTCAAATAATTGTATAGTAAATTCTGAAGAGTAAAAAAAGAATGCTCactatttttaatagaaaactttggaaataaaaataaagtaaaaataagacTAAACGAAATAACAAAAACAGAAAGTAAAGAGATGCTTAAAATTTATCTCTGTTCTTTTTGTACATATTTTTTAGTATAACAgtaaaaatgaataaacaatTCAACTATCAACACCAGCAAGTAATATCAAGATTTTCCCTTCACCGTCAATGTTATTCTATGGCCAATCGCAGAAGAAGAAATTTACATAGTTGCTTGTGGCACCCAAAACGTGCCACTAACAgcagtaataaaaataattagttataACATACATATTAGACAACAGAAACAAAAAAGGGAAGCAAGTTTTGGAAGTGGAGAATAAATTGTACTTCCTAAACCGATATACCTTTTTCGTTGTCAGCCTAGCCTGTGTAGTAACAAGGCCAATCCCTTTTATGTTGCATATTCCCGTAGCCCTCAAAAAGTTATGGATATTCAAGGCCAATGATCCATGTTACTAGAATTATGCAATTGATGGAATATCTTATTGGTCACCGAGCTCAGACTTGTGATCATTTTTTGAATGCAGAAAACCTTTCCAAAATATTTCTTATCTTATCCACCACATTTCCAATCAATTTTTTGTGGGTGCTTCATCGTTAGACAGTATCCTTTCCATGTCCTCAAGATATTGCCAATTTTTTCTGCTGTCCTTCCCATTCTTGATCTCCTgcttagaatataaaataagttattGTTGAAATAGTAGCTTTGTCAGACAATTGGACTTTTTATCATTTCCTACACTCGAACTTTTTTTGCAGAAGTCCAACACTTGTACtaaagctgtctataatccctCCTATTATAGATAACACCAAGATATACATGATCTAAAATGTTTTCATTCACAGTGAGTTTATCCTTACTTTCTCTACATTAAAATATGTAGTTAACAACAAGAGAGACATGTGATAGAAAGAGTCTCGTTTCTTCTTTGTTGTAACTTATTCTTTGAGACGGTATGAGATGGTTTGATTGAAACAAAGTGGGGTAAAAGAATTCACCAGCAATGATAAAAGGGTATGCAATATCTTACCTATGCAATTGATATTTCCAATCACAGTagaaagtaaaaacaaaattataattccaCCAAGTAAGCAGTAGTTTCACACCGAAAAAGATGCAGGNNNNNNNNNNNNNNNNNNNNNNNNNNNNNNNNNNNNNNNNNNNNNNNNNNNNNNNNNNNNNNNNNNNNNNNNNNNNNNNNNNNNNNNNNNNNNNNNNNNNNNNNNNNNNNNNNNNNNNNNNNNNNNNNNNNNNNNNNNNNNNNNNNNNNNNNNNNNNNNNNNNNNNNNNNNNNNNNNNNNNNNNNNNNNNNNNNNNNNNNNNNNNNNNNNNNNNNNNNNNNNNNNNNNNNNNNNNNNNNNNNNNNNNNNNNNNNNNNNNNNNNNNNNNNNNNNNNNNNNNNNNatcggaagaaaaaaaaaagcattttcCTATCTTACACAAAAAAGCAAAGTAGATTGGTGTACATTATGTGGATTTTTCATGGATTGCTTTTCACTACAATTTTACTAACAAAACCCATCAATGATTTTTACCTTTTACCAAACTGATCATTCAACATAAGAACCAACACACTTAGAATCAAGGATGATTATTTAAGTGACTGCACGGTGTCTTTTATACTATTTACAGAAAGTTGCTTATAAGAAACAAACCTCGTATGTCAGTACCAAAGATCTCCACAGAGACTTGCATTGTGCAGGACTTCTGCGGATCCCGTCAGCCAACAAGCTCTGGGATATCTCTTCCCAAAGAATCATCCTTCCCTTCACAACTTTAAATCTGTCACGTAGGTCACTCCGCAAACCAATCAGCTTCTTAACTTCCTCAGCTTTCCATTTATTTTTCCTAACTGTTTTTGGAGACTCTGGCTCAGCATTAGACATTTCTTCAGACTTGGCTTCTTCAATGTCTTCAGAATCATCTTTCTTCAGATTGGACTTATGCTCCTTTCGTGAAACATAACCATTGTTAGCTTTGATTGATTTCTCAACTGATGATGCAATGAATGGCTTCCAAAATTCATCTGTATCCTCTGAACCAGTTAAGTCGCCCTCAGCGCCACTTGCAGTGGTGTCTTTCTCTGGTAATAGTCCTTCAATATCAATGTCATCATCTGCACTAATTAATAGAACACGGGTGAGAGTAAACATAAAAGATTTAGTCATAAAAATTACACCAAAAGAAATTGGTGTAAATAAGGTATTGATGGAAATAAAATTCATACTTTCAACTATTAAATACACTGTAATCAAGCAAGATTTATTAGTGAATAACTTTGAAAACATCTGAATccataattttaatattcacaACCAAGGGGAGACAACTTCAGAGTAATCAAAACTCAATTGGGGAAATGAATTGACCTTCAACATTGCTTTGTTTTGTGAAGAAAAATGCTAGAGCAAAAACCATAGTTAGATTGGTTTACACATAAATTTTATGTACATTGGTAGAGCAAAAACCATAGCTAGAGCAAAAGTTCTAGAGTCTAATGTACATTGGTACCTCTTATTTGCGGCGTGGTGGACTggctttcctttctattttcaTCCACTGCTTTTCGTATTGTTGATATTTCTGGACCAACGTGGGATTTCCCAGACAATTTTTTGTTTACCTCATCAGAAAGAACAGCTCCAGGATTTTCTATGGCAATGGCAATTACTTCAGGCCGTTTACCACTGTACTTCCTCACCATCTTCCTCAACACCTCAGACACAGTTCTTTCCACGTGAGCCAGTGGACTTTTAACGGGACAGCTGGAAAGAGCTGCATGAGCAGCTTTATATAGTGCATCTAGCAGCTTCCCTTTATCAAGCCATAGGCATCTTGTAGTAATTCTTATCTTCCCTTTTAAGGTGCTTTCAGCAAAAGTTTCTAAATTTTTGGGGCGAAATATTTCAATGCtgtaataaaagataaatattaggACACTATAAACATATTATACATCTCTCTGACTTTAAAACCTGAAAGATCTACCTAATCACAATGATGCCATCTAACGCAATTCTCAATCTTTCATCAATGAAGAGTTCATTAGATGTACCAAATGCTTTGTCGCCGTCACTATATTTCAACTGCATGAGAAaggaaaccaaaaaaaaaattcaagctTATTAGATATTTCTAAAAGAGGCCAAAGAGAATACTGAGGGCCACCAACCTGCAAATTCTCTTTTCCAAGGGAAATGAAACCATTAGAAAGAACCCTTCTATTTCTCAAATGTGAAACACCAAGCATCTCTCCATTCTTAATAACCTGGTGCATAAAGATCATCAGTCAACTTccacattttatttttgcaagAACTCACatgttatatttaaataaatctcTATCACAAGATATTAGAGTAAATAACTCACAGCAGTATGCCGAATGCCAGTCGATTTTCCGAGTGACTCATGCTCCTTCAGGAACAAGTATTCTCCATGTACAGGAAGAAAATGTTGTGGCTTAACTATTCTAAGTACTTCCTCctgcaaaaatatatattttgttaatttgtttattttttattaacatgtCATGTCAAACAACAATCATGTATGGAAATCAATATTAAAAGCCAAAACGTCACATGAATGAGTAAACTGAAAAGGCATCCAAAGAAGTTAACTATTTTGAAAAGGCTTGATCATTCATGTATGTAACTATATCCAGTTTCATTCAAAATAGTATCAAACTATCCTTGATTATTGTATATCTTCAAAACATTGAATAGACAAGGGCgcacaaataaaataaacgaGGAACAAATAAATgttgtgaaataaaaaaaaaaacttaccaaCTCTCCACGATATGCATGACCAGATGTGTGCAAACCTTCATTTTTTCCCATAACTATTGTTGATCCAATCTCGGATATGCGATTTAGCATTTCCATCACACGAGACTCATTACCAGGGATAACCTGGCAGTTTGTTTTTGAGTCAGAGGACAAAT from Cicer arietinum cultivar CDC Frontier isolate Library 1 chromosome 5, Cicar.CDCFrontier_v2.0, whole genome shotgun sequence carries:
- the LOC101497423 gene encoding proteasome subunit beta type-5-like, which codes for MKLDTSGLESFPSLISHGNDVVGEFEAPPSFELPNSNDFDGFLKEAIQMVKPAKGTTTLAFIFKEGVMVAADCQFWHRNLGIKCRLHELANKRRISVTGASKLLANILYSYRGMGLSVGTMIAGWDETGPGLYYVDSEGGRLKGTRFSVGSGSPYAYGVLDSGYKYDMSIEEASELARRAIYHATFRDGASGGVASVYYVGPTGWKKLSGDDVGELHYHYNPVTPSTVEQEMVEATGP
- the LOC101497423 gene encoding proteasome subunit beta type-5-like isoform X1 — its product is MKLDTSGLESFPSLISHGNDVVGEFEAPPSFELPNSNDFDGFLKEAIQMVKPAKGTTTLAFIFKEGVMVAADSRASMGGYISSQSVKKIIEINPYMLGTMAGGAADCQFWHRNLGIKCRLHELANKRRISVTGASKLLANILYSYRGMGLSVGTMIAGWDETGPGLYYVDSEGGRLKGTRFSVGSGSPYAYGVLDSGYKYDMSIEEASELARRAIYHATFRDGASGGVASVYYVGPTGWKKLSGDDVGELHYHYNPVTPSTVEQEMVEATGP
- the LOC101497952 gene encoding ribonuclease J-like isoform X1: MASLTTSLPLLFHRPKLTTLSVSASALSASGSDGSNSRAPHKRRRRIEGPRKSMEDSVQRKMEQFYEGTDGPPLRVLPIGGLGEIGMNCMLVGNHDRYILIDAGIMFPDYDDLGVQKIIPDTTFIRKWSHKIEALVITHGHEDHIGALPWVIPALDSSTPIFASSFTMELIKKRLKEHGIFLPSRLKIFRTKNKFVAGPFEIEPIRVTHSIPDCCGLVLRCSDGTILHTGDWKIDETPLDGKVFDREGLEELSKEGVTLMMSDSTNVLSPGRTTSESAVADALLRHISASKGRVITTQFASNLHRIGSVKAAADLTGRKLVFVGMSLRTYLEAAWKDGKAPFDPSTLVKAEDIDAYAPKDLLIVTTGSQAEPRAALNLASFGSSHAFKLSKEDVVLYSAKVIPGNESRVMEMLNRISEIGSTIVMGKNEGLHTSGHAYRGELEEVLRIVKPQHFLPVHGEYLFLKEHESLGKSTGIRHTAVIKNGEMLGVSHLRNRRVLSNGFISLGKENLQLKYSDGDKAFGTSNELFIDERLRIALDGIIVISIEIFRPKNLETFAESTLKGKIRITTRCLWLDKGKLLDALYKAAHAALSSCPVKSPLAHVERTVSEVLRKMVRKYSGKRPEVIAIAIENPGAVLSDEVNKKLSGKSHVGPEISTIRKAVDENRKESQSTTPQIRDDDIDIEGLLPEKDTTASGAEGDLTGSEDTDEFWKPFIASSVEKSIKANNGYVSRKEHKSNLKKDDSEDIEEAKSEEMSNAEPESPKTVRKNKWKAEEVKKLIGLRSDLRDRFKVVKGRMILWEEISQSLLADGIRRSPAQCKSLWRSLVLTYEEIKNGKDSRKNWQYLEDMERILSNDEAPTKN
- the LOC101497952 gene encoding ribonuclease J-like isoform X2; this encodes MVMKIISVIPALDSSTPIFASSFTMELIKKRLKEHGIFLPSRLKIFRTKNKFVAGPFEIEPIRVTHSIPDCCGLVLRCSDGTILHTGDWKIDETPLDGKVFDREGLEELSKEGVTLMMSDSTNVLSPGRTTSESAVADALLRHISASKGRVITTQFASNLHRIGSVKAAADLTGRKLVFVGMSLRTYLEAAWKDGKAPFDPSTLVKAEDIDAYAPKDLLIVTTGSQAEPRAALNLASFGSSHAFKLSKEDVVLYSAKVIPGNESRVMEMLNRISEIGSTIVMGKNEGLHTSGHAYRGELEEVLRIVKPQHFLPVHGEYLFLKEHESLGKSTGIRHTAVIKNGEMLGVSHLRNRRVLSNGFISLGKENLQLKYSDGDKAFGTSNELFIDERLRIALDGIIVISIEIFRPKNLETFAESTLKGKIRITTRCLWLDKGKLLDALYKAAHAALSSCPVKSPLAHVERTVSEVLRKMVRKYSGKRPEVIAIAIENPGAVLSDEVNKKLSGKSHVGPEISTIRKAVDENRKESQSTTPQIRDDDIDIEGLLPEKDTTASGAEGDLTGSEDTDEFWKPFIASSVEKSIKANNGYVSRKEHKSNLKKDDSEDIEEAKSEEMSNAEPESPKTVRKNKWKAEEVKKLIGLRSDLRDRFKVVKGRMILWEEISQSLLADGIRRSPAQCKSLWRSLVLTYEEIKNGKDSRKNWQYLEDMERILSNDEAPTKN